The Quercus lobata isolate SW786 chromosome 4, ValleyOak3.0 Primary Assembly, whole genome shotgun sequence genome segment aacctatgcactgtccactctggtaacatgatgaactgccttagtccatcagcacctacgACGGACTCCAGTGCTTGATTCCCGTCAGGACCCTCTATCTCAATTTTCTCCACATCCTCACTTGTTGAGGACGAAGAGGAtgcagacggactcctatcttcgcctggactatcttggtctttatgaccggacgggtatacattctcgtattccgtcccgtcacgaaccaccgattggttacttgacgcactagacatttcctacaattaatgATGAAACCTAAGACTTGACGGGTTTAAAAACATTGACGGGTATATTAAGCCTAACAATATTGCTTGGTCGAAAATGTAACttgaatatgaaattaaagtaaatacttaccacacctGACGGAGTAATGCTGACGGTTGTGGTAATTGGTGGTTACCAGTGCTCGACGGACTTCTCTGGCAAGGTTGACGGTTCTCTCTGACAGACGTTTTCTGTTTGGAAATgcgaaaatgagagattgagacgcctcatatatataggagatacacggaagacgaagcgacgcttcgatcctatacaacggccagtcagagattgacacgtggcatgctaATAAATGCTAACCTGTCTGCTCGCATCAGTAGATGGTAACCGTCGACTATATGAAACCGTCTGAAACTGCAAGATACCCGTCATCCTATCTGACGGTTAAAGATCTGAAACCGTCATACATTCTGACGGTTGTGTCCGCCTATTACTTTAAATCTTCTGTTTCACGGATCCATTCCGTCATTAAAGTACCCGTCATGCCCCTACATTaggatcgtcaccccattgatcCTTGGAACAGACGGaccattggggtgaagggggcaactgaagatggTAAGATTTAGTCTGGTGGGCctatcttaatgggcctgacggatagGTACTGTTTGGTCTGTGTAAAGCGGGACCCACGCTCCCTAAAGGCCCATCATGGACAGACATAGTAAGGGCCCATAGCCCGAAATCTCTATTGCCTGGAAAAGCCttaagatccaataagggaaatggtatcagagtcccacattggaaagatctggaggtcaagaagaaaagccacctcTCCACTGCTATAAAAGGAGTAACTTTCACGCAAATCgaggtaagattaattgaccctctctaacgcctttaaaaaataactcaagggacgaattctaacttgaccttcggagaacttttggccggcaccacaccggtgctctctaagggtTTTTCTCCCgttcgttcttgttgtgcaggttcgttgACTCGCGAGTACAGTGCGACTCATTGGTGACAATTCTCAACGTCATCAACTACAATCTCAGCTCAGCTAataattgtttctcaaaatttCGATGTTTATTAGTATTACAAggctagaaagagagagagagaaattcgTATTGAAttctccaaaaagaaaaaaaaaagagaaaaaaaaaaaagaaagagaagaaaagttcaaaaatatatgtttagattttattttctaaaattttcttttaatgtatGTTTGGGAAGCGCGTCTGCATTTGTGCACTTTGTTGAAAAAACGTAAGTCTTATAGCACCGTTTGGGAAGCGTGTCTGCATTTGTgcattttgttgaaaaaatgtgAGTCTTATAGCACCATTTACGGATCCATAAAagttatttaaatataaatttcaatataaatttgggTTTCACTgtattatttatacatttaaaaattatcttgttagaatattttcagtaataaatttttaatttttaacaaataaataatatctaaacCCACTCCAAAAATTTagcaaataaataatatctaaacACACTCCAGTTGTGTATCTTTTGCCGACAGAGTACCTAGTAGGTTTCAAAATCAAGAATAACCCAGAAGTATAAcagaacaatttttatgagcccctaatattatattatatcatattatattatatattatattatatatatgcagATAAAATTACTTACTACCTTGGATactactctaaaaaaaaaaaaaaaaaaagaacaaaacaagtTATTACCCCAAAATAGTAGTAGATCCGTGCGTTAAATGGTAAATTCTCATCAAGAAACTTTGTATTCCAATCTCACAATTAGAAACATCACATAAAAGTTATCAACTTCTATTATTTAAAGCAATCTTCTCAAATACTTCTgttagagcaaaaaaaaaaaaaaaaaagagaaaaaagtccTAAATTTTTCATAtcgttttttctattttatttttgcgtACCAAGTTTTCATGCcctatatacatttttttttttctatcaaaatGTTCAATAATCCCACCAACCCAAATTCTTAAttctctcttccaaaaaaaaaaaaaaaaaaaaacccctcaaTCCGAATTGTACTCACTGTACTCTGCGTAAAAATCAGAAACCCCAGTAGCAGCCCAGAGGCGTTGATTGAACTCATCTTGCTTCTCCTCAGGCACAAACTGGGTCCTACAAAGAGGACACGTTTTCTGATCATGGTCCATCCAACGGTCCAAACAAGCTCTGTGGAAAATGTGCTTACAATTCCTCAACCACCTGATCTCGTCCTCTCCATCAAACTCATACAGGCAGACAGCACAGCTTTCCGGCGGGTCTCCGGCGCCGGCACCGGCCACGATGTCCTGCACCTTCATCACCGGCAAGAATTCCCGGATCAGCATAGCGGATACGGGTTTGTGTTCGGGTGTACAGGTCGGGTCATCTACCCAAATTGTGTCGGTTTCAATGAAATCAGAGAGACCCAGAAAGTTAAAGAGTGAGAAAATGAGGTTTCTGATGAAACCCAGAAGGGAAAGTGCTTGGAGGATGAGGTTTGGAAAGAAAACCTCGGAGTACCCGACTGGAAAACCCATGGAGCTCCGTTAATAGAAAGTgggtcttttttctttttcttttgtatgttGCTTTATTAGCTATCTATCTAGCTTATTCTAGCTATAGCTAGCTTGAGTGAGAGAGGCTTTTATAGAGAATTTTTACTAGGGAGAGAGGATGGAAGCTTCTGTTTCGGCTGTGATAAATGGGGTACAAATAAGCTACATGCTAGAGCTACAGCCTGTGACTTAACCTGTGGGAACAACattcaaatcaaatttattaagattttttttttgactgaaaagGTAGCAGAAGAAGTTGATAATAATAGAGCCATATGGTAATCAATTACGATTATAATTTGGcaattcaattttgaaaatttttagtaagtttcaattaattcaactgataaagtttctgatagttgagtaagagatttggggttcaattttcgcctacaccaaaaactgattggtgtcttagtctgatgataaagagtatcAATTTATCATCAGAAACAGAtactataagttgaaactctctaaaaaaaaatttgaaattttttatgaaaatttattgtGCATGTAATATTGCTTTGTTTAGGAAAGACTGAATGATCAGATCTTAAAGTGACAAGTTATTAtttctaataaataataaaataatgtcattaACTTACTAGTAAgcttatattttaataaattataaccTATTAATTTagttgtaaaatttgttatgaaaactTATTGTGTAAGTAAATATTGCTTAGTTTGGAAAGAATCAAACAATTAAAGCTTGCTTTGACAATTattaatgataaataataaaaaaatgtcactaATAAGTTcattataacttataaattcAGTTAAGAGATTTTTTTACGAAAATTTATTATACCTCATAACATTGTTTGGTTTGCAATGTGGCGGTGATGAATGGTGAATTGTGATTTGGTTTCGTGGAAGGCTGCGTAAAGGCTGAAACTCCTATAGGACCTatactatattatatataatataataataataaaatagtattatataagattgtat includes the following:
- the LOC115987210 gene encoding E3 ubiquitin-protein ligase RHA1B-like, which codes for MGFPVGYSEVFFPNLILQALSLLGFIRNLIFSLFNFLGLSDFIETDTIWVDDPTCTPEHKPVSAMLIREFLPVMKVQDIVAGAGAGDPPESCAVCLYEFDGEDEIRWLRNCKHIFHRACLDRWMDHDQKTCPLCRTQFVPEEKQDEFNQRLWAATGVSDFYAEYSEYNSD